A stretch of Spirosoma oryzicola DNA encodes these proteins:
- the rnr gene encoding ribonuclease R has translation MRNGKPKQNKYTKTSAAKSTASRPRERGSDKQNKSSGGVKAIHQADSYLDELKNDLMAFFQINDEQSFTQEQVLEHFDVYDRKMKLIVHGLMGELTDEGSLIRQPDGSYRADEDANLIEGVVDHVNSRFAFVVPTSPIGGRADRNDDIWVSTEDLAGAVDGDRVRVIRFTDSRNRSRRVEGKVANILERGRTELVGRIDVWPTYGFVIPDSKKIYDDIFIPQEKLGAANDGDKVIVRLTKYPDPRSSKQQFEGEVVTVLGAAGENTTEMHAILAEFGLPIHFPEDVEREAEAIPTKILKKDLAKRRDMREVTTFTIDPVDAKDFDDALSVQMLDNGNYEIGIHIADVTHYVLPGSRLEDEAFKRATSVYLVDRVVPMLPEKLSNGLCSLRPNEDKLTFSAVFEMTPDAKIVNEWFGRTAIHSNRRFSYEEAQEILNNSKGDYLAELQLLNELAYKLRDERFKHGAINFETVEVRFKLDENGVPLSVYPKIRQDTNKLIEEFMLLANKRVAEFVHSLSKRNKGGEENTMVYRVHEGPDDQKLQQFADFAGRLGYRLKLDDDHLSNSMNRFMASIEGKPEANMLQQLAVRTMSKARYSTEDLGHFGLAFRRYSHFTSPIRRYPDMMAHRLLQHYLDKGKPAERDQLEDQCKHASAREKMAADAERASIKYKQVEFMSRMDPNRTFEGVISGVTEFGIFVEITENSCEGLVRMQDLSDDFYEFDKDNYRIIGQRNKKMYTFGDQVEVRVKETNLARRSMDFVLTSDKAGFAPTSSSDRRSGRRSDERPAKTSSRRKESTAAKGENRRGGRGRR, from the coding sequence ATGAGAAACGGAAAACCGAAACAAAATAAATACACCAAAACCTCTGCGGCAAAATCGACGGCTAGCCGTCCCCGCGAACGAGGTTCAGACAAGCAGAATAAGTCCTCGGGAGGAGTGAAAGCCATTCATCAGGCCGACTCCTATCTGGACGAACTGAAAAATGATTTGATGGCCTTTTTCCAGATAAACGACGAACAGTCATTTACGCAGGAACAGGTACTAGAACATTTCGATGTATACGACCGGAAAATGAAGCTGATCGTCCACGGTCTTATGGGCGAACTGACCGACGAAGGCTCGCTGATTCGGCAGCCAGATGGTAGCTACCGAGCCGATGAAGATGCCAACCTGATTGAAGGAGTCGTCGATCACGTCAATTCCCGGTTTGCGTTTGTGGTTCCCACCTCGCCAATTGGGGGTCGGGCCGATCGCAACGATGATATTTGGGTATCGACGGAAGATCTGGCCGGGGCCGTTGATGGTGACCGCGTGCGTGTTATACGCTTCACGGATTCCCGTAACCGGAGCCGTCGGGTTGAAGGAAAAGTCGCAAATATTCTTGAGCGCGGACGTACCGAACTCGTCGGGCGCATCGATGTGTGGCCTACCTATGGCTTTGTCATACCGGATAGCAAAAAGATCTACGACGATATTTTTATCCCGCAGGAAAAGCTTGGTGCGGCTAATGATGGCGACAAGGTTATTGTCCGCTTGACCAAATACCCTGACCCCCGCAGCAGCAAACAGCAGTTTGAGGGAGAAGTTGTAACGGTGCTTGGTGCGGCTGGTGAGAATACGACGGAAATGCACGCAATTCTGGCTGAATTTGGGTTACCGATTCATTTTCCGGAAGACGTTGAGCGGGAAGCCGAAGCTATTCCTACCAAAATTCTGAAGAAAGATCTGGCTAAACGGCGCGACATGCGTGAAGTAACCACCTTCACCATCGACCCTGTAGATGCTAAAGATTTCGATGATGCCTTGTCAGTGCAGATGCTCGACAATGGTAACTACGAAATCGGTATCCATATTGCCGATGTTACGCATTACGTCCTACCCGGCTCAAGGCTGGAAGACGAAGCGTTCAAACGGGCAACTTCGGTATACCTGGTTGATCGTGTAGTACCGATGCTGCCCGAAAAGCTGTCGAACGGTTTGTGCTCACTACGCCCGAATGAAGATAAGCTTACCTTTTCGGCGGTATTTGAGATGACGCCCGACGCGAAGATCGTGAACGAGTGGTTTGGCCGGACGGCTATTCATTCCAACCGGCGGTTTTCGTACGAAGAAGCGCAGGAAATTCTGAACAACAGCAAAGGCGACTATCTGGCCGAACTACAATTGCTCAACGAGCTGGCCTATAAGCTACGTGATGAACGTTTCAAACACGGAGCTATCAACTTCGAAACGGTCGAGGTGCGGTTTAAGCTAGATGAGAACGGAGTGCCGCTATCGGTTTACCCAAAAATCCGGCAGGACACAAACAAACTCATCGAAGAGTTTATGTTGCTGGCTAACAAGCGCGTAGCGGAGTTTGTGCATTCATTGTCGAAGCGAAACAAAGGCGGAGAAGAAAACACGATGGTTTACCGGGTGCACGAAGGTCCCGACGATCAGAAGTTACAGCAATTCGCCGATTTTGCCGGACGTTTGGGCTATCGGCTTAAGTTGGATGACGACCATTTGTCTAATTCGATGAACCGATTCATGGCCAGCATCGAAGGCAAACCAGAAGCGAATATGCTTCAGCAACTGGCCGTTCGGACCATGTCCAAGGCGCGGTACAGCACGGAAGATTTAGGCCACTTTGGATTGGCATTCCGGCGGTACTCGCACTTTACGTCACCGATCCGGCGCTACCCCGATATGATGGCTCATCGGCTGTTGCAGCATTATCTGGACAAAGGCAAACCCGCTGAGCGTGACCAACTGGAAGATCAGTGTAAGCACGCGTCGGCGCGGGAGAAAATGGCCGCTGATGCAGAACGGGCGAGTATCAAATACAAACAGGTCGAGTTCATGAGTCGTATGGACCCCAACCGGACGTTCGAAGGAGTTATTTCGGGCGTTACTGAATTCGGCATTTTTGTGGAGATCACCGAGAACAGTTGCGAAGGACTCGTGCGTATGCAGGACCTAAGCGACGATTTTTACGAGTTTGACAAAGACAATTACCGCATCATCGGTCAGCGCAACAAGAAGATGTACACCTTCGGCGATCAGGTAGAGGTGCGCGTAAAAGAAACAAACCTGGCCCGTCGGAGTATGGACTTTGTCCTGACAAGCGATAAAGCCGGTTTTGCGCCGACTTCAAGTTCCGATCGCCGATCAGGCCGACGCAGCGACGAACGGCCAGCCAAGACGTCCTCACGGCGTAAAGAAAGCACTGCGGCAAAGGGTGAGAACCGGCGCGGGGGCCGAGGCCGTCGTTAA